One genomic region from Candidatus Gastranaerophilales bacterium encodes:
- a CDS encoding ComF family protein, which yields MINFFTKLLAYIYKRKCYTCAKTFSCDIICPDCKDKVIQNLSFGSLKKQGINIYYAAAYRDEIKKIIRAIKYHKKREFAPILAEMLRSLVEQLKIPVENYEVCFVPIHPHRFKKRKYNHMELVANEFARKTNLQVNNNLITRVKDTPPMYKLHITERKKALNNAFKVNFQNEAGKKIILIDDIVTTGTTVSEIVTSLKKQGFKDIIVLSISCGA from the coding sequence ATGATTAATTTTTTTACAAAGCTTCTTGCCTATATTTATAAAAGGAAATGTTATACTTGTGCGAAAACGTTTTCCTGTGATATTATTTGCCCCGATTGTAAAGATAAAGTTATTCAAAATCTGTCTTTTGGCAGCTTGAAAAAGCAAGGCATAAATATTTATTATGCAGCTGCTTACAGAGATGAGATTAAAAAAATTATACGGGCTATCAAGTACCATAAAAAAAGAGAATTTGCCCCTATACTTGCCGAAATGCTCCGTTCTTTGGTTGAACAGTTAAAAATTCCCGTAGAAAATTATGAAGTTTGTTTTGTTCCTATCCATCCTCACCGTTTTAAAAAAAGGAAATATAATCACATGGAACTTGTTGCAAATGAATTTGCACGCAAAACCAACCTTCAGGTAAACAATAATCTTATAACCCGTGTAAAAGATACTCCGCCGATGTACAAACTGCATATAACGGAAAGAAAAAAAGCGCTTAATAATGCCTTTAAGGTAAATTTTCAAAACGAAGCCGGGAAAAAAATCATTTTAATTGATGATATTGTAACAACAGGCACAACCGTTTCTGAAATAGTAACAAGCCTTAAAAAACAAGGTTTTAAAGATATTATAGTACTTAGTATTTCTTGCGGCGCTTAA
- a CDS encoding diguanylate cyclase codes for MDKKILVIDDSKTQLLTTKMKLEKNGFEVVCAENGMDGMKKVYETCPDLVLSDIIMPNINGYHLCRLLKQDEKTSHIPIILLTVLDKKIDRFWGIRAGADGFFNKDGNSEELIQKIYDLLEKAEEDKRFSPACQIMDDYDFNTKITEILDESLVESTLINEFRDLAEFVLEEKIFNNRLFELLSSILDYNLAGVFYNDSDKKDKVIYFSQNECEVSSDIISQTRDLIHTHITDRNLAYSQYKLDYKILESSANIKSFRQNIDDMNQFKSELIIPIENEGKLIGALALFHVLPNKYNNSKILHIVLSELKMVLKIRWLYSETKLLSIIDPLTTLYNRRYFQQVLEKEFSRSNRYASPLSIAMVDIDNFKKLNDSYGHLFGDEILQTISKLFLDSFRKTDYVARYGGEELVAVLPETTLEQAIIPFERLRNKIQNYAFVYDEKRINVTVSIGIAQNNFDMLTTDNFIKQADEALYIAKEKGKNRIELAFSG; via the coding sequence ATGGATAAAAAAATATTAGTTATAGATGACAGCAAAACCCAACTCCTGACAACGAAAATGAAGTTAGAGAAGAACGGTTTTGAAGTGGTTTGTGCAGAGAATGGAATGGACGGTATGAAAAAAGTGTATGAAACCTGCCCGGACCTCGTCTTATCTGATATTATCATGCCGAATATTAACGGTTATCACTTATGCAGACTATTAAAACAGGATGAAAAAACTTCTCACATCCCGATAATTTTGCTGACGGTTTTGGATAAAAAAATAGACCGCTTTTGGGGCATAAGAGCAGGTGCTGACGGATTTTTTAACAAAGACGGCAACAGTGAAGAATTAATCCAGAAGATTTATGATTTACTGGAAAAAGCCGAAGAAGACAAACGCTTTTCCCCTGCCTGCCAAATTATGGATGATTATGATTTTAATACCAAAATTACCGAAATTTTGGACGAGTCTTTGGTTGAATCTACCTTAATCAATGAATTTAGGGATTTAGCAGAATTTGTACTGGAAGAAAAAATCTTTAATAACAGATTATTTGAGCTTTTGTCCTCCATTTTGGATTACAATCTGGCGGGTGTTTTCTACAATGACAGTGATAAAAAAGATAAGGTAATTTATTTTTCGCAAAATGAATGCGAAGTAAGCAGTGATATTATTTCTCAAACGAGGGATTTAATTCATACCCATATTACAGACAGGAATCTTGCTTATTCGCAATATAAACTTGATTATAAAATCCTTGAAAGCTCAGCGAATATCAAATCCTTTAGACAAAATATCGATGACATGAACCAATTCAAATCAGAGCTTATAATCCCCATAGAAAACGAGGGGAAATTAATAGGAGCTTTAGCGTTGTTCCATGTTTTACCAAACAAATATAATAATTCCAAAATCCTTCATATTGTGCTTTCCGAATTAAAAATGGTGCTGAAAATAAGATGGCTGTACTCCGAAACCAAGCTGCTGTCCATTATCGACCCATTAACAACCTTGTATAACCGCAGATATTTTCAGCAGGTACTGGAAAAAGAATTTTCACGTTCAAATCGTTATGCCTCACCATTAAGTATTGCCATGGTTGATATTGATAATTTCAAAAAGTTAAACGACAGTTACGGTCATTTATTTGGTGATGAAATTTTGCAAACCATTTCCAAACTGTTTTTGGATTCTTTCAGAAAAACTGACTATGTAGCCAGATACGGCGGTGAGGAATTAGTGGCTGTTTTGCCTGAAACCACGCTTGAGCAAGCTATAATACCGTTTGAAAGACTAAGAAACAAAATTCAAAACTATGCTTTCGTTTATGATGAAAAAAGAATAAACGTAACCGTCAGTATCGGCATTGCCCAAAATAATTTTGACATGCTGACTACCGATAATTTCATCAAACAAGCTGACGAAGCGTTATACATTGCAAAAGAAAAAGGCAAGAACAGAATAGAATTGGCATTTTCGGGGTAA
- a CDS encoding CTP synthase, with protein MTTKYIFVTGGVVSSLGKGIVAASLGKLLKARGYSVTIQKFDPYINVDPGTMSPFQHGEVFITDDGAETDLDLGHYERFTDVTLSKANSVTSGSVYLNVINKERRGDYLGGTVQTVPHITDEIKSRIKQAATSGKKTDFVICEIGGTVGDIEGLPFIEAIRQFRFSAGFQNALFIHVTLLPFINVAGELKTKPSQHSVMTLRSQGIQPDILVCRTQKSIPKTERDKLALFTNVDPEAVIECKDAKYLYEVPVMLEKQGLATQVIKRLGMEDREPDLTEWNELLEKVKNPTHTVKIAIAGKYTKLSDAYISVVESIKHAGFANLANVDLQWVSSEDLLDMEKAKEALAGLDGVIVPGGFGIRGIEGKINVVRYCRENNVPFLGICLGMQCMVIEYARNVCGLKDANSKEFDESTTNPVIDLMEEQKFVEGYGGTMRLGKYECHLKKGSKANAVYGSNVISERHRHRYEVNNKYIEQFKKAGLVFAGMSPNKNLVEMVELPEHDWFVGCQFHPEFKSRPERPHPLFYGLVKAASDNVLKKKG; from the coding sequence ATGACAACTAAATATATATTTGTAACGGGCGGAGTAGTAAGTTCTTTAGGCAAAGGGATTGTAGCGGCTTCTTTAGGTAAATTGTTAAAAGCAAGAGGATATTCTGTTACTATCCAAAAATTTGACCCTTATATTAACGTTGACCCCGGGACTATGAGTCCTTTTCAACATGGCGAAGTTTTCATAACCGATGACGGAGCTGAAACGGATTTAGACCTGGGACACTATGAGAGATTTACCGATGTAACATTGAGTAAAGCAAACAGCGTTACATCAGGCAGCGTTTATCTGAATGTTATTAATAAAGAACGCCGCGGCGATTATCTTGGCGGAACCGTACAAACCGTTCCCCATATTACGGATGAAATTAAATCAAGAATTAAACAGGCAGCCACATCCGGCAAAAAAACCGACTTTGTAATCTGCGAAATAGGCGGCACTGTCGGCGATATCGAAGGCTTGCCCTTTATTGAGGCTATAAGGCAGTTCAGATTTAGCGCAGGGTTCCAAAACGCTTTGTTTATCCATGTAACCCTGCTTCCTTTTATTAACGTTGCAGGCGAACTTAAAACAAAACCCTCGCAACACAGCGTTATGACGTTAAGAAGTCAGGGTATTCAGCCTGATATTTTGGTTTGCAGAACCCAAAAATCTATCCCTAAAACAGAAAGGGATAAACTGGCTCTGTTTACAAATGTTGACCCTGAGGCTGTTATTGAATGCAAAGATGCAAAATATCTTTACGAAGTACCTGTTATGCTTGAAAAACAAGGACTTGCCACTCAGGTTATCAAAAGACTTGGGATGGAGGACAGGGAGCCTGATTTAACCGAATGGAACGAGCTTTTGGAAAAAGTGAAAAACCCTACCCATACCGTAAAAATTGCGATTGCCGGTAAATATACAAAGCTGTCCGACGCTTATATTTCCGTTGTTGAATCCATTAAACATGCAGGGTTTGCAAACCTTGCAAATGTCGATTTACAATGGGTATCCTCCGAGGATTTGCTTGATATGGAAAAAGCAAAAGAAGCTTTGGCGGGATTGGACGGTGTGATAGTTCCGGGCGGATTTGGCATAAGGGGGATAGAAGGCAAAATCAACGTTGTCAGATATTGCAGGGAAAACAACGTGCCGTTTTTAGGCATCTGCCTTGGTATGCAATGTATGGTGATTGAATATGCAAGAAACGTTTGCGGGCTAAAAGACGCTAACAGCAAGGAATTTGATGAGAGTACCACCAATCCCGTCATTGACCTTATGGAAGAGCAAAAATTTGTAGAAGGCTACGGCGGTACCATGCGGTTAGGCAAATACGAATGCCACCTCAAAAAAGGCTCCAAAGCCAATGCTGTTTACGGCAGCAATGTTATTTCGGAACGTCATCGCCACAGGTACGAAGTAAATAACAAATACATAGAACAATTTAAAAAAGCAGGGTTGGTTTTTGCCGGCATGTCGCCTAACAAAAACCTTGTTGAAATGGTAGAGTTACCCGAACATGACTGGTTTGTAGGCTGCCAGTTCCATCCGGAGTTTAAATCAAGACCGGAAAGACCCCATCCGCTTTTCTACGGCTTGGTAAAAGCCGCTTCTGACAATGTACTTAAGAAAAAAGGATAA
- the proC gene encoding pyrroline-5-carboxylate reductase — MKIGFIGAGKLGSSIIEGLKKSSLQAEITAYDPHSVFLENLVQTYGLKTAADNADLVNSSDVVVIALKPAIVGEAVKELKNLFKDKLVISLAAGVNTSDVEEIAPDICIARVLTNTPSAFGVGMSTISKGRNLSEAQLELCKDIFTQVGEVIVIDEKFMDISTSLAGSGPAFFYAVAQGFAKGCEKLGMSEKDAILLSAQTMLGAAKMITSSGQTPEELIKRVATPGGCTIEGLNYLASQNLEKILIECMEVTAKKAAILAHIGKEG; from the coding sequence ATGAAAATAGGCTTTATCGGAGCAGGAAAATTAGGAAGTTCAATAATAGAAGGATTGAAAAAATCATCGCTGCAAGCAGAAATTACCGCATACGACCCTCATTCGGTTTTTTTAGAAAATCTGGTTCAAACATACGGCTTAAAAACCGCCGCTGATAATGCCGATTTGGTGAATAGTTCAGATGTGGTTGTAATCGCTCTAAAACCTGCTATTGTTGGTGAAGCAGTGAAAGAATTAAAGAACTTGTTCAAAGACAAACTTGTAATATCCCTGGCCGCAGGGGTAAACACGTCAGATGTAGAAGAAATTGCGCCTGATATTTGTATCGCAAGAGTTTTAACCAATACTCCAAGCGCTTTTGGCGTGGGGATGTCAACGATTTCTAAAGGCAGAAATTTAAGCGAAGCGCAGCTTGAACTTTGCAAAGATATTTTTACTCAAGTCGGCGAAGTCATAGTCATAGACGAAAAATTTATGGATATTTCAACCTCTTTGGCAGGCAGCGGTCCCGCTTTCTTTTATGCCGTGGCACAAGGGTTCGCTAAAGGTTGTGAAAAGCTTGGTATGAGTGAAAAAGATGCTATTTTACTTTCCGCACAAACAATGCTTGGCGCTGCCAAAATGATTACCTCTTCAGGTCAAACACCGGAAGAATTAATCAAACGTGTCGCAACCCCCGGCGGCTGTACCATAGAGGGATTAAATTATTTAGCAAGCCAAAATCTTGAAAAGATTTTAATCGAGTGTATGGAAGTTACTGCCAAAAAAGCAGCTATCCTGGCACATATAGGGAAAGAGGGCTAG
- a CDS encoding chemotaxis protein CheW has translation MDNTFFLTQDNEILPEFLIAFVNDQGYAFDIKFLVKIIQLPSFAAIEKTPPNAAGIINLHGENIAAYDLKTCLGLEQKEFSASQQVLVFNVNEKKFAIIVDKTGDIITANISTSKAIAYNSVNKFLSAGLEINQAQIILVDIEKFINQFDNLEYSITGISDIKPPSSCNAVVKLEERAVILQEKQETALNIDYENIEKFLIFSLNDEYYCFSLRYVKKIKTTTDKSITIIPCTPPYIKGIINFRGDYVCLIDIKSFLNIGNDKPKNKLTVIIINIDKYKLAMIVDNIVDITNLPFEMVKPKDDDSGFIIGELYNNEDKRLINILNVEKLFSSENINIEDY, from the coding sequence ATGGATAATACTTTTTTTCTGACTCAAGACAACGAAATTTTACCTGAATTTTTAATCGCCTTCGTTAATGACCAAGGCTACGCTTTTGATATAAAGTTCCTGGTAAAAATTATTCAGCTGCCTTCTTTTGCAGCAATAGAAAAAACACCGCCTAACGCAGCGGGCATAATAAATTTACATGGTGAAAATATAGCGGCATATGATTTAAAAACCTGTTTGGGGCTTGAACAAAAAGAATTTTCCGCTTCGCAGCAGGTTTTGGTTTTTAATGTAAATGAGAAAAAATTTGCGATTATTGTTGACAAAACAGGAGATATTATAACAGCAAATATATCAACCTCCAAAGCTATAGCGTACAATTCCGTTAATAAGTTTTTATCTGCCGGTTTGGAAATTAATCAAGCGCAAATTATTCTGGTTGATATAGAAAAATTCATAAACCAGTTTGATAATCTTGAATACTCTATTACCGGTATTTCCGATATAAAGCCGCCTTCTTCCTGCAATGCCGTTGTTAAACTTGAAGAAAGGGCCGTTATTCTGCAGGAAAAACAGGAAACAGCGCTAAATATCGATTATGAAAACATAGAAAAGTTTTTAATTTTTTCGCTAAATGACGAATATTACTGTTTTAGCCTTAGATATGTAAAAAAAATCAAAACAACCACAGATAAATCTATAACAATAATCCCATGCACCCCGCCTTATATTAAAGGCATTATTAACTTCAGGGGAGATTATGTCTGCCTTATTGATATTAAAAGCTTTTTAAACATAGGTAATGATAAACCGAAAAATAAATTGACCGTTATAATTATAAACATCGATAAGTACAAACTTGCAATGATTGTAGATAATATCGTTGATATCACAAATTTGCCGTTTGAAATGGTGAAGCCCAAAGATGATGATTCGGGTTTCATAATCGGTGAACTTTACAATAACGAAGATAAAAGACTTATTAACATTTTAAATGTCGAAAAGTTATTTTCGAGCGAAAATATAAACATAGAAGATTATTAA
- a CDS encoding site-2 protease family protein — translation MHIIIMLLLISVLILVHEAGHFFAARIFGIKVDRVGFGLPIGPTLFEKKIGDITYCIHAFLMGGYVGFPDDNPESEIPKDDPDRISNRPAWQKIIVISAGVTANVIIAYLLVMSVAFFAGELPSGQYKILAGETVANSAARQTGIQKGDQIISVNGIDVTNPMIFIETIRRSKPADGFVQQQDIEAQVKNIMKANPEITNENAPLTLGMEIKVPKARSEAPVMLPQDFYLRTQKKPDGIALSHKHKDLRDEIAQTDKIYANGEYSVYDIALASADTFHPIKITVKRDKRLVKLKEVYPNKDGILGINLQIGEMFKPVDSFKSLMKMSNDYIVRNTILMVDGLVKLIIGKVSADNLHGIVAIVKLGGDTIKNNGIFDGILLTALISIDLAIINLLPIPALDGGHIMFIIIEKIIGRPLNEEVIENISKIFFLLLLGLMVVIIVNDVFALIMKKF, via the coding sequence ATGCACATAATTATAATGCTTCTTTTAATAAGCGTATTGATTTTAGTTCATGAAGCAGGTCATTTTTTTGCCGCAAGAATATTCGGCATAAAAGTGGACAGAGTAGGCTTCGGGCTTCCTATAGGACCTACGTTATTTGAAAAAAAAATAGGTGATATTACATACTGTATACATGCATTTTTAATGGGCGGATATGTAGGGTTTCCTGATGATAACCCCGAAAGCGAAATCCCGAAAGACGACCCCGACAGGATTTCCAATCGTCCTGCTTGGCAAAAAATCATTGTTATTTCAGCAGGTGTTACGGCAAACGTCATTATAGCTTATCTATTGGTAATGTCAGTAGCGTTTTTTGCAGGTGAACTACCGAGCGGGCAATACAAAATCCTCGCAGGCGAAACCGTGGCTAATTCGGCAGCAAGGCAAACAGGTATACAGAAAGGCGACCAAATTATTTCTGTTAACGGTATTGACGTTACAAACCCCATGATTTTTATTGAAACAATCCGAAGAAGCAAACCGGCAGACGGTTTTGTGCAGCAACAAGATATTGAAGCACAAGTTAAAAACATCATGAAGGCTAATCCTGAAATTACAAATGAAAATGCTCCCCTTACTCTGGGTATGGAAATAAAAGTGCCAAAAGCAAGGTCAGAAGCACCTGTTATGCTGCCGCAGGATTTTTATCTCAGAACACAAAAAAAACCTGACGGTATAGCACTTTCTCACAAACATAAAGATTTAAGAGATGAAATAGCCCAAACAGACAAAATATATGCTAACGGCGAATACAGCGTTTATGATATAGCTCTTGCCAGCGCAGACACTTTTCATCCCATTAAAATAACCGTTAAACGTGATAAAAGACTTGTAAAACTTAAAGAAGTATATCCGAATAAAGACGGTATCCTGGGCATTAATTTGCAAATAGGAGAAATGTTTAAACCCGTGGATTCTTTTAAAAGCTTGATGAAAATGTCCAATGATTATATTGTAAGAAACACTATTTTAATGGTAGACGGGCTGGTAAAATTAATTATAGGCAAAGTATCTGCCGACAATCTACATGGCATTGTTGCCATTGTAAAGCTTGGCGGTGACACTATTAAAAATAACGGGATTTTTGACGGTATTCTTTTAACGGCATTAATAAGTATTGACCTTGCCATTATTAATTTATTGCCTATTCCTGCATTAGACGGCGGTCATATTATGTTTATTATTATAGAAAAAATTATAGGCAGACCTTTAAATGAAGAGGTTATAGAAAATATTTCCAAAATCTTTTTCTTGCTGCTGCTCGGCTTGATGGTGGTTATAATCGTCAATGATGTCTTTGCCCTTATAATGAAGAAATTCTAG
- a CDS encoding ATP-dependent DNA helicase, producing MINAQIQPSKITPNEKQSECIRTLEGPVMVLAGPGTGKTFSIIHRLAYMLEEGITPESILCLTFSETAAAEMKSRLVQQTGTIASGVAIHTYHAFCNEIIRQYPSHFDLLEGVSLIDDVTKFDLMKKVVDEFNPKFHLTKWGEADFYIKELISAVAEIKKNRMEKTAYFDNLKTHPDWMPKFMQMQEEYKEREEKGKLVKTFLSNFERQQKKIGKAREAWEIYECYDLLLKKNNFIDFDDMINLVLEVFDENTEFLSLVAKKFKYFLVDEYQDTNVSQNQIVFKLAQGAKSENIFVVGDDDQIIFGFQGAQTDNLENFLEKYPRTKVICLNENNRSSQTILDLSYEVISQDGSRLEINPKFQSYNISKRLTAKNQTICAKDQKVKIHGFEDLKQENNFIAEDIENLINSGTLPANDNGEADLSQIAILSRRNDELMEFAELLKAKNIPFQIKSTKSIFQINASLLIYFYLKVLDNNAYYTDKLFGLLLSQPFEFETEDYLFLMEQNKLNHRDFIFNISENLDKNWVNKEKVVGFMEAFNSLKELKSHTHPKNLIIELINKTGILAYYLNSEINRTENILAVKKITDEAAAFLNLKSYCTLGEFLEHLDTAYKEDIDISTDKDDFTRNAVQLVTLHGAKGREFAHVYIPNLVAARWEKNPSRQGASLPIEKTSSVPEEEAKNAELLKLLFVGITRAKYALNLSYSNMINNKPQELTSYLTNITNNDNLFEKYNHTLSGENYLFEIAKSFSIKDFDYKKEFKEELKAMLKNFVLSPSALNSYLNCPRNFLYSYVLKIPILDKEWEMANYGNSIHKTLEYSVSIAKEKGEYPDKIGVLEVFKKKIGEQKFEDEKQRNIYQKRGISSLEKFYPKMLETPPKNIFATEFAFDFVPVENGFVKGFIDRIEQNSDGTFSLFDYKTGSAKSKAQIADGKDYESYLNQLRFYKFAFETLYEGSKVSQTGLIFVEEFDKNFYTALTDEDNKKIKEKITATYENINALNFSPIEQNDKNCCFCEYRQLCNLNIL from the coding sequence ATGATTAACGCTCAAATCCAACCTTCTAAAATCACTCCGAACGAAAAACAGTCAGAATGTATCAGAACGCTTGAAGGACCTGTTATGGTACTGGCAGGACCCGGCACAGGCAAGACTTTCAGCATTATTCACCGTTTAGCGTATATGCTTGAAGAAGGCATAACACCCGAAAGTATTTTGTGTCTGACTTTTTCAGAAACAGCCGCTGCCGAAATGAAAAGCAGACTTGTACAGCAAACAGGCACAATAGCTTCAGGGGTTGCCATTCATACATACCATGCTTTTTGCAATGAAATAATCAGGCAATATCCATCTCATTTTGACCTTTTAGAAGGGGTTTCGCTGATTGATGATGTAACAAAATTTGACCTTATGAAAAAAGTCGTCGATGAATTTAACCCAAAATTCCACCTTACCAAATGGGGCGAAGCCGATTTTTATATCAAAGAACTTATTTCAGCCGTTGCCGAAATCAAAAAAAACAGGATGGAGAAAACAGCTTACTTTGATAATTTAAAAACCCACCCCGACTGGATGCCAAAGTTCATGCAAATGCAGGAAGAGTACAAAGAACGGGAAGAAAAAGGCAAACTTGTCAAAACTTTTTTGAGCAATTTTGAGCGGCAGCAAAAGAAAATCGGCAAAGCACGCGAAGCCTGGGAAATTTACGAATGCTACGACCTTCTTTTGAAAAAAAACAACTTTATCGATTTTGACGATATGATAAACCTCGTATTAGAAGTATTTGACGAGAATACGGAATTTCTTTCGCTTGTTGCCAAAAAGTTTAAATATTTTTTGGTGGACGAATATCAGGACACCAACGTTTCCCAAAACCAAATAGTCTTTAAGCTGGCACAAGGCGCGAAAAGCGAAAATATTTTTGTGGTGGGAGATGACGATCAGATTATTTTCGGATTTCAAGGCGCGCAGACAGACAACCTTGAAAACTTTTTGGAAAAATACCCCCGCACAAAGGTCATCTGCCTCAATGAAAACAACCGCTCTTCCCAAACTATCCTTGATTTGAGCTATGAAGTGATTTCGCAGGACGGTTCAAGGCTTGAAATTAACCCGAAATTCCAATCCTACAATATTTCCAAACGCTTAACCGCTAAAAATCAAACAATCTGCGCCAAAGACCAAAAAGTCAAAATCCACGGATTTGAAGACTTGAAGCAGGAAAACAATTTTATTGCCGAAGATATAGAAAACCTGATTAATTCGGGAACTTTACCGGCTAACGACAACGGCGAAGCCGATTTATCCCAAATCGCAATTTTAAGCCGAAGGAACGATGAATTAATGGAGTTTGCGGAGCTTTTAAAAGCCAAAAATATTCCTTTTCAGATAAAAAGCACAAAAAGTATCTTTCAGATAAACGCTTCTTTGCTGATTTACTTTTACTTAAAAGTTCTTGATAATAATGCATATTATACGGATAAACTCTTCGGTTTACTGCTTTCTCAGCCGTTTGAATTTGAGACGGAAGATTATTTATTTCTAATGGAACAAAATAAACTCAACCACAGGGATTTTATTTTTAATATCAGCGAAAACCTTGATAAAAATTGGGTTAATAAAGAAAAGGTTGTCGGCTTTATGGAAGCTTTTAACAGTTTAAAAGAGCTAAAATCCCACACTCATCCTAAAAACCTTATCATTGAACTGATTAATAAAACAGGAATTTTGGCGTATTATTTAAACAGTGAGATAAACAGAACAGAAAATATTTTAGCCGTTAAAAAAATAACCGATGAGGCTGCCGCATTTTTAAACCTTAAATCCTACTGCACTTTAGGTGAATTTTTGGAACATCTTGATACCGCTTACAAGGAAGATATTGACATATCAACAGACAAAGACGATTTTACCCGAAACGCCGTGCAGCTGGTAACCTTGCATGGCGCCAAAGGACGCGAATTTGCCCATGTTTATATCCCGAATTTAGTAGCTGCAAGGTGGGAAAAAAATCCCTCGAGGCAAGGCGCCTCCCTTCCTATAGAAAAAACCTCCTCTGTTCCCGAAGAAGAAGCCAAAAACGCAGAGCTGTTAAAACTTTTGTTTGTAGGAATTACACGGGCAAAATATGCTCTCAATCTTTCTTATTCAAATATGATTAACAACAAACCTCAAGAGCTGACAAGTTATTTGACTAATATTACAAACAATGACAACCTGTTTGAAAAATACAACCATACCCTAAGCGGTGAGAATTATCTGTTTGAAATCGCAAAAAGCTTCAGCATCAAGGATTTTGACTACAAAAAGGAATTCAAAGAAGAGTTAAAAGCAATGCTGAAAAACTTTGTCCTAAGCCCGAGTGCGCTTAATTCTTATTTGAATTGCCCAAGAAATTTTTTGTATTCATATGTTCTAAAAATACCAATATTGGATAAAGAATGGGAAATGGCAAATTACGGGAACAGTATCCATAAAACCCTTGAATACTCTGTTTCAATTGCAAAAGAAAAGGGTGAATATCCCGATAAAATCGGGGTGCTTGAAGTCTTTAAGAAAAAAATCGGCGAACAAAAATTTGAAGATGAGAAGCAAAGAAATATTTACCAAAAAAGGGGAATTTCTTCGCTTGAAAAATTTTATCCCAAAATGCTTGAAACTCCGCCGAAAAATATTTTTGCAACAGAATTTGCCTTTGATTTTGTACCCGTAGAAAACGGCTTTGTAAAAGGTTTCATAGACCGAATAGAACAAAACAGCGACGGGACTTTTTCCCTGTTTGACTACAAAACCGGCAGTGCAAAAAGTAAAGCCCAAATAGCAGACGGCAAAGATTATGAAAGTTATTTAAACCAGCTGCGATTTTATAAATTCGCCTTCGAAACCTTATATGAAGGCTCCAAAGTATCACAAACCGGGCTTATTTTTGTAGAAGAATTTGACAAGAACTTCTATACAGCATTAACCGATGAAGACAATAAAAAGATTAAAGAAAAAATAACAGCTACTTACGAAAATATTAATGCGCTTAATTTTTCACCAATAGAGCAGAATGATAAAAATTGCTGTTTTTGCGAATATAGACAACTTTGTAATTTGAATATATTATAA
- a CDS encoding cytidine deaminase — MKINYDELLAKAKEVSKNAYAPYSNFPVGACVLFENGNMYTGCNVENASYGLSLCAERNAISTAVAAGEKAKLVAIAIVAENMLDCPPCGACRQWIYEFSPDAELIFETKDGYCTTTIKELLPKGFVLNTKD, encoded by the coding sequence ATGAAAATAAATTATGACGAGTTACTGGCAAAAGCAAAGGAAGTAAGCAAAAACGCTTACGCTCCTTATTCAAATTTTCCTGTCGGGGCTTGCGTTTTGTTTGAAAACGGAAATATGTATACGGGTTGTAATGTTGAAAATGCCAGCTACGGGTTAAGTCTTTGTGCAGAGCGTAACGCCATTTCTACGGCAGTTGCCGCAGGTGAAAAAGCTAAACTTGTTGCCATTGCAATAGTTGCGGAAAATATGCTTGATTGCCCGCCTTGCGGCGCTTGCAGGCAGTGGATTTATGAGTTTAGCCCGGATGCGGAGCTTATATTTGAAACAAAAGACGGATATTGCACTACTACGATTAAAGAACTTTTGCCAAAAGGGTTTGTATTGAATACCAAAGATTAA